TCCACACAGCCATGGTCCGCCCGAACCGGTCCCAGGCACGTAGGGCGCAGGAGAGCCTCTTCCAGTTCACGGCGAGGCGAACCAGGGACTCACCCATGGTTTGCGGCGTCGACGCGTCCATGGCACGGCCGAGTGCAGCGCGGAGGGTGGGGAACCGCTCCGCCTCGGAGATGGTGAGAATGAAGAAGCCGAGTGCTGGCTTGAGAGCAGTGTCGGGGCCAGAGCCAGACCTGTAGTCGGCGAGCAGGAGGGTGTTGGCTAACGCCTGGGGCCGGTTGACCTGGACGGAGCCTAGGCCGCGGTAGCCCACGCCTTGCCCGAAAATGTCTGCGTAGTCGCCGGTGTAGGAGAGCGCCGTCGAGCCCGGGAGTTTCGCCTGCTGGCCCTTGAAGGCAAACCACTCGCCGTGCCGGTTCGCGAAGCCGGAGACGTAGAGGTTGTCGGAGCGGAGGGCCAACGTGAGGAGGCGCCTTCCGGCCGCGTCCGTGAGCTCGATGTTGACCCAGTACTCCGGCGTCG
This genomic interval from Panicum virgatum strain AP13 chromosome 8K, P.virgatum_v5, whole genome shotgun sequence contains the following:
- the LOC120644383 gene encoding protein synthesis inhibitor I-like: MELPTKMLVLLLVAFGVPFPHWLAAPPITLTERLEVSQQHPTAATYMSFMTRLDCAVKSTTVESILYRPLLGEQKLSTTPEYWVNIELTDAAGRRLLTLALRSDNLYVSGFANRHGEWFAFKGQQAKLPGSTALSYTGDYADIFGQGVGYRGLGSVQVNRPQALANTLLLADYRSGSGPDTALKPALGFFILTISEAERFPTLRAALGRAMDASTPQTMGESLVRLAVNWKRLSCALRAWDRFGRTMAVWNANTEARELRTNIGVTTPEAALDNIQPLLRSNGCTWTH